One region of Mesotoga sp. UBA6090 genomic DNA includes:
- a CDS encoding DUF6305 family protein: protein MKRLLIVFLIIGVVSVGFAADGTEQGFILEEPVAVTSAGQSPGALQFTVVAKMIKLQYTFEKLLSVETVEISQFKTLVLVVGASGKGLGAANIDIEAEILRVKSLAEAAEESGVKVVICNLEGESRRGPSSDRIVTELAPFADAYFVKSDADQDGFFTTFSEEAGVPLATFEKTVDLKDVLAKYFGK, encoded by the coding sequence TTGAAAAGGTTACTTATTGTATTTCTGATTATCGGCGTCGTGTCTGTAGGATTTGCTGCAGATGGGACCGAGCAAGGATTCATTCTTGAAGAACCCGTTGCAGTTACTTCGGCCGGGCAGTCTCCCGGTGCGCTACAGTTCACAGTAGTTGCAAAGATGATCAAGCTGCAATACACTTTTGAAAAGCTTCTTAGCGTTGAGACCGTAGAAATCTCTCAGTTCAAGACCCTTGTGCTGGTCGTTGGAGCCAGTGGAAAGGGCCTTGGGGCTGCCAACATAGATATCGAGGCAGAGATCCTGAGAGTGAAGTCACTCGCCGAAGCGGCAGAAGAAAGTGGTGTAAAGGTAGTTATCTGCAATCTTGAAGGCGAATCTAGAAGGGGGCCGTCTTCCGACAGAATAGTCACCGAACTCGCACCTTTTGCAGACGCATACTTTGTAAAATCAGACGCTGATCAAGACGGTTTCTTCACTACGTTCAGCGAAGAGGCCGGAGTACCCCTGGCAACTTTCGAAAAGACAGTTGACCTGAAAGACGTACTGGCCAAATACTTCGGCAAATAG
- a CDS encoding fasciclin domain-containing protein — protein MRKRIGLLVLFLAVIIAFGQKDILSTLHDVEQLSTLTEMVQVAGLDDLLSGPGPFTLFAPNDSAFLQLPNKTAEDLSNNLSFMRRVLLFHIVRGSLCSQVIVQNPELETLLGQSLAIDSRGGIRVDGSTMVVRDIQASNGTIHVVDSVIFPREEPDIAQVMRNTGILDVAISAFEETAVVDALKGEGPMTVFVPSDVAFARIPRETMEALLSDMEWLREVLLYHISEGLFATGDLIFENELRSLQGEIIEVKVAESGLCVQNTLISVPDIEARNGIIHVIDHVMFPRNSRRNLPSIKETLEEKGFDLMRSLLETLDLDIQSNEKHRITVFAVPNEALLNLEEYPKLISSDRESLEKLLAFHVIPNEYLHSELRIAQTIFAANGKPLNIRISDQSTVNGIPIIERDILCRDGVIHVIESPLMLER, from the coding sequence ATGAGAAAAAGAATAGGTTTGCTGGTTCTGTTTCTTGCAGTAATAATAGCATTTGGACAGAAAGACATTCTTTCAACCCTGCACGATGTTGAACAGTTGAGTACCCTTACCGAAATGGTTCAAGTTGCGGGACTTGACGATCTTCTTTCCGGTCCGGGACCCTTCACATTATTTGCACCTAACGACAGTGCCTTTCTGCAGCTGCCGAATAAGACTGCGGAAGACCTTTCAAACAACCTGTCTTTTATGCGGAGAGTTCTTCTCTTCCACATAGTTCGAGGAAGCCTATGCTCTCAAGTGATCGTCCAGAATCCAGAGCTTGAGACGCTTCTCGGTCAGTCACTTGCGATCGATTCAAGAGGCGGAATTAGAGTTGACGGTTCAACGATGGTGGTCAGGGACATCCAGGCATCGAACGGCACTATTCATGTAGTAGATTCGGTTATATTCCCCCGTGAAGAACCCGACATCGCTCAGGTAATGAGGAATACCGGAATACTGGACGTGGCAATATCTGCTTTTGAAGAGACGGCCGTTGTGGATGCTTTGAAAGGTGAGGGCCCGATGACCGTCTTCGTGCCGAGCGATGTTGCCTTTGCCAGAATACCGCGTGAAACAATGGAAGCTCTACTAAGTGACATGGAATGGCTAAGAGAGGTGCTTCTTTATCACATATCGGAAGGTCTCTTCGCAACTGGTGATTTGATCTTTGAAAACGAATTGAGATCGTTGCAAGGAGAGATAATTGAGGTGAAAGTAGCTGAGTCAGGACTCTGCGTGCAAAACACTCTAATAAGCGTGCCCGACATAGAGGCCAGAAACGGAATCATTCACGTTATCGATCATGTGATGTTCCCCCGGAATTCGCGAAGAAACCTGCCATCAATCAAGGAGACTCTAGAAGAAAAGGGATTCGATCTCATGCGGTCGCTTCTCGAAACACTGGATCTAGATATCCAATCAAATGAGAAGCATCGTATCACCGTCTTTGCTGTACCAAATGAGGCACTCCTCAATCTCGAAGAGTATCCTAAGTTGATTTCCAGCGACCGAGAATCCCTGGAGAAACTGCTCGCCTTTCACGTCATTCCAAACGAATACCTCCATTCTGAACTGAGGATCGCTCAGACAATATTTGCAGCTAATGGAAAGCCCTTGAACATAAGGATAAGTGATCAGTCAACCGTAAACGGAATCCCGATAATCGAAAGAGATATTCTGTGCAGAGACGGAGTAATCCATGTAATCGAATCTCCTTTAATGCTGGAACGGTAG
- a CDS encoding succinylglutamate desuccinylase/aspartoacylase domain-containing protein translates to MKRHFKFLIFVAIVAVVVVLSAFSFTAMWEDPPIIPGSGVTEIRMLSEWLPSIEGTMLDTEVYVINGSEEGGKFLLLGGTHPNEPGGTLAAVVFIENVSAVSGTIYVIPRSNHSAFTHNDAMEGSPQFFSIQLPDGSQRVFRFGSRRTNPISQWPDPTIYLHPTGATLGGGEVSNLNRTFPGREDGYSTEKVAAAIMNLVLEEEIDLVCDLHESSPEYPVNNAIVFHQDSAELAIMTQMMLEMEGVDIRLEESPVNLRGLTHREIGDNSDAQVVLLEVSNPSQGRLRGKTTEDLVTKGIDKFYLQASKDGKLFAPYNETGYPLDLRVARHVATIRVLIDSWNMMFPERMILLSDIPPYEGLVDGLGTYLNPVS, encoded by the coding sequence TTGAAAAGACATTTCAAATTCCTGATTTTCGTTGCTATTGTTGCAGTGGTTGTGGTTTTATCAGCCTTTTCATTTACCGCCATGTGGGAAGATCCACCGATTATTCCCGGCTCCGGCGTGACGGAAATCAGAATGTTGAGCGAATGGCTGCCCTCTATTGAAGGCACGATGCTGGACACTGAGGTTTATGTGATCAACGGCTCCGAAGAGGGGGGAAAGTTTCTCCTTCTCGGCGGGACGCATCCCAACGAACCAGGCGGTACTCTTGCAGCAGTTGTCTTTATCGAGAACGTGTCTGCAGTTTCGGGAACTATTTATGTGATACCTAGATCCAATCACAGCGCCTTTACCCACAATGATGCGATGGAAGGTTCTCCTCAATTCTTTTCAATACAATTGCCTGACGGCTCGCAGAGAGTCTTCAGATTCGGTTCACGGAGAACTAATCCCATTTCTCAGTGGCCCGATCCAACAATATATCTTCACCCGACGGGAGCCACTCTTGGAGGCGGAGAAGTTTCTAACCTGAACAGGACCTTCCCCGGACGAGAAGACGGTTATTCTACCGAAAAGGTAGCTGCCGCTATTATGAATCTTGTGCTTGAAGAGGAGATAGATCTGGTCTGCGATCTGCACGAGTCTTCACCGGAATATCCAGTAAACAATGCAATCGTCTTTCACCAGGATTCCGCAGAATTGGCAATTATGACTCAGATGATGCTCGAGATGGAAGGTGTCGACATCAGACTTGAAGAGTCTCCAGTCAATCTCAGAGGGCTTACTCACAGAGAGATCGGAGATAATTCAGACGCTCAAGTTGTTCTCCTCGAAGTATCTAACCCTTCCCAGGGAAGACTGCGGGGAAAGACAACGGAAGATCTCGTTACAAAGGGAATCGACAAGTTCTATTTGCAGGCTTCCAAAGACGGGAAATTGTTCGCTCCATATAACGAAACCGGATATCCTCTTGATCTCAGAGTCGCGAGACATGTGGCAACAATCAGAGTTCTGATCGATTCCTGGAACATGATGTTTCCCGAGAGGATGATCCTTCTTTCGGACATTCCGCCCTACGAGGGGCTGGTTGATGGTCTGGGGACTTATCTCAATCCAGTTTCATGA
- the ggt gene encoding gamma-glutamyltransferase, with the protein MKKVVLLVTLIAFAFTASFATVTAPTVASSNGMVAAVNNYAAEVGARILEMGGNAVDAAIAVSFALGVVEPYASGLGGEGYAVITMADGSKFAIDFRSAAPMAASYDALSELGLTLSKANYTPRGACVPGVLAGIKKAWLLGATMPLKDLIQPAIDLARDGFIVDETFAQTTSDKYELVLKNGFDFLNEGFVWEVGSVFTNPQLAETLERIKEEGIDTFYTGSLADEIEEFMIENNGFMRKSDLEMYSAIVREPLHGTYRGYDLYVPHPPVSGPQFIAVLNTLENYNLPAMSWDDPLAVHIIQQALVLGDVDRRAYISDPEFYDLPYEAFMNKEYAKTRFMVIDLSQAFDPASYYDYQGNAYPFADGSSYEEVLLEALESVAANESGVEESPSTTHFSIVDKDGNAVAWTQTISSFFGTSVYFKGFFFNNEMANFASSYREGDVINLTGGMRPRTTICPTIIQKDGKVRWVIGTPGGGRIISTMVQLAVDLIDFNMPVDQAIRTPKFVGYTTYKDLRIEEGYPQTTLDFLEKVLGHDLNVYSYPDLFFGGPNLVSVEENGLMIGAGSIRRLGSASAPEF; encoded by the coding sequence ATGAAAAAAGTAGTATTACTTGTTACACTTATCGCCTTTGCATTTACGGCCTCGTTTGCTACCGTAACTGCTCCGACAGTTGCCTCGAGCAACGGAATGGTGGCTGCAGTCAACAATTACGCAGCTGAAGTCGGCGCAAGGATTCTCGAGATGGGAGGAAATGCTGTTGACGCTGCGATTGCAGTGAGTTTTGCTCTTGGCGTTGTCGAACCCTACGCGTCCGGTTTAGGCGGAGAAGGCTATGCCGTAATCACAATGGCCGATGGAAGCAAATTCGCTATCGACTTCAGGAGCGCCGCTCCGATGGCTGCCTCTTACGATGCTCTTTCAGAGCTCGGACTGACCTTAAGCAAAGCAAATTACACTCCAAGGGGGGCCTGTGTTCCAGGAGTTCTTGCCGGAATAAAGAAAGCCTGGCTGCTCGGAGCAACAATGCCTCTTAAAGATCTTATCCAGCCGGCAATCGATCTTGCAAGAGATGGATTCATAGTTGACGAGACGTTCGCCCAGACAACTTCCGACAAATACGAGCTGGTACTCAAGAACGGCTTCGATTTCTTGAACGAAGGTTTTGTCTGGGAAGTCGGGTCAGTATTCACAAATCCTCAGCTGGCAGAGACTCTTGAAAGGATAAAAGAGGAAGGCATCGATACATTCTACACGGGAAGCCTAGCAGATGAGATCGAAGAGTTCATGATTGAGAATAACGGTTTCATGAGGAAATCAGATCTCGAGATGTACAGTGCGATCGTAAGGGAACCACTTCACGGGACTTACAGAGGTTACGACTTATACGTTCCACATCCGCCGGTTTCCGGCCCTCAGTTTATCGCCGTTCTCAATACTCTTGAGAACTACAATCTTCCTGCAATGAGCTGGGACGATCCTCTGGCAGTTCACATTATTCAACAGGCACTTGTTCTTGGAGACGTCGACAGGAGAGCCTACATAAGCGATCCCGAGTTCTACGACCTCCCTTACGAAGCCTTCATGAACAAAGAATATGCGAAAACAAGATTCATGGTGATCGATCTGTCACAGGCCTTCGATCCCGCTTCTTACTACGACTATCAGGGAAACGCTTACCCCTTCGCCGACGGATCGTCGTACGAAGAGGTTCTTCTCGAAGCTCTCGAGTCGGTAGCCGCTAATGAAAGCGGAGTAGAAGAATCGCCATCGACAACCCATTTCTCTATTGTTGACAAAGACGGAAACGCCGTAGCCTGGACCCAGACGATCTCGAGCTTCTTCGGTACAAGCGTTTATTTCAAGGGTTTCTTCTTCAACAACGAAATGGCCAACTTCGCTTCCTCATACAGAGAAGGAGACGTCATCAACCTTACCGGCGGAATGAGACCGCGAACGACTATCTGCCCGACAATAATTCAGAAAGATGGAAAGGTTCGCTGGGTAATCGGTACACCTGGAGGCGGAAGAATAATCTCCACCATGGTTCAGCTGGCGGTTGACCTGATTGACTTCAACATGCCTGTGGACCAGGCAATAAGAACTCCCAAGTTCGTAGGATACACAACTTACAAGGATCTTAGAATTGAAGAAGGCTATCCGCAGACCACTCTTGACTTCCTCGAAAAGGTTCTTGGCCACGATCTAAATGTGTACTCCTACCCCGATCTCTTCTTTGGCGGCCCGAATCTTGTTTCTGTTGAAGAAAACGGTTTGATGATTGGAGCCGGCTCCATAAGAAGATTAGGATCTGCTTCTGCACCAGAATTTTAA
- a CDS encoding TRAP transporter large permease subunit: MNVIYTPEVWYFLVMLITFVGLAIIKIPISVSLMFSALAGSIVFGEFFPLRHLVEGGFGYIDTILVIGSAMIFMESIKVSGLLDTIAGNMTIALHKKPTFLLVLLTFFIMIAGMITGSSTATVLTTGAIAFPVLKNLGLSKRRAGSIIAMSGIYGMIAPPINLPAMIIGQGVDMPYIGFTTPLLLMTFPLAIVTSLIIGAREVKPVDLEEFRKTREREPIKGFAVYLPLILMVILMVLENVSWGFSLGLPLIFMLSAIVATITGAKGNLLRISISAIQNSLGILSILIGVGMFIQIMTLNGVRGLIVGFLNGLPQGALLAGIALGIPAFGAVSSYGSASVLGVPFLLAFLGNNDIVVCSALSLLAGLGDMVPPTALAGIFAAHVVGEKNYFKIWLSSMPAFFITMIFATITIIHSNAVGRFANSWYFYPVFIVGLVIVAVALLLVDKGKEMPVS; encoded by the coding sequence GTGAATGTCATCTATACGCCTGAAGTCTGGTATTTTTTAGTAATGCTGATAACGTTCGTGGGTCTGGCAATTATTAAGATCCCAATTTCCGTTTCATTGATGTTCTCCGCACTTGCTGGCTCAATAGTCTTCGGGGAGTTCTTCCCTCTAAGGCATCTCGTGGAAGGTGGATTTGGCTACATTGACACCATACTTGTGATTGGCTCTGCGATGATTTTCATGGAATCGATCAAAGTGTCTGGCCTTCTTGATACAATTGCAGGCAACATGACGATCGCCCTTCACAAGAAACCAACCTTTCTTCTCGTATTGCTCACTTTCTTCATAATGATTGCGGGCATGATAACCGGGTCGTCAACGGCTACAGTCCTTACTACCGGTGCAATTGCCTTCCCGGTGCTGAAGAATCTCGGATTGAGCAAGCGAAGAGCTGGTTCTATAATCGCAATGAGCGGAATCTACGGCATGATAGCACCTCCGATCAACTTGCCCGCAATGATCATCGGTCAGGGCGTCGACATGCCTTACATTGGATTCACTACCCCTCTTCTTCTTATGACTTTTCCCCTGGCAATTGTCACCTCGCTCATAATCGGAGCTCGCGAGGTAAAACCGGTCGATCTCGAGGAATTCAGGAAAACCAGAGAGAGGGAACCGATCAAGGGCTTTGCAGTGTACTTGCCTCTGATTCTCATGGTAATACTTATGGTTCTGGAAAACGTGAGCTGGGGCTTCTCCCTCGGTCTGCCCCTGATTTTCATGCTCTCCGCGATAGTCGCAACAATAACGGGGGCAAAAGGCAATCTATTGAGGATCTCAATATCGGCCATACAGAACTCTCTTGGAATTCTATCAATACTCATCGGCGTGGGAATGTTTATTCAGATCATGACACTGAACGGCGTCCGGGGTCTTATTGTGGGCTTCCTCAACGGCCTTCCGCAAGGAGCTCTACTGGCCGGAATCGCTCTGGGTATTCCGGCCTTTGGCGCTGTCTCATCTTATGGCTCAGCTTCGGTGCTTGGAGTTCCCTTCTTGCTTGCCTTTCTTGGCAACAACGATATCGTCGTCTGTTCGGCTCTTTCTCTGCTCGCCGGCCTTGGAGATATGGTGCCGCCAACGGCCCTTGCGGGCATATTCGCCGCTCATGTTGTCGGAGAGAAGAACTATTTCAAGATCTGGCTAAGCTCGATGCCCGCCTTTTTCATTACGATGATATTCGCTACCATTACCATAATCCACTCGAACGCGGTGGGAAGATTCGCAAACAGCTGGTACTTCTATCCAGTTTTCATAGTTGGTCTTGTAATCGTTGCGGTCGCGCTTCTTTTGGTAGATAAGGGAAAGGAGATGCCGGTGTCGTGA
- a CDS encoding MFS transporter has protein sequence MQIKRDSQFYRFAAYGFLKNLRFFDPFLILFFREMGLSFLQIGTLISVREVATNFLELPTGIIADLYGRRLSMVLSMVSYLSSFMIFYFFPSFYVYMIAMIAFAFGEAFRTGTHKAMILEYLRINEMTDMKVHYYGATRAASQFGSAINALIAAFLVFYSGSYKIVFLASVLPYAANLVNLMLYPKELDGELRSGEKRETIKAFLGIFRNGDALKGVLNSSLYDAFFKVVKEYLQPILKALALGLPIMIAFSAEQRTSVIVGIVYFVIYIATSYASKNAGRLSGKFGNEARALNYTYIFGAVLIIFSGLLQIFALQVLAVVIFFFLFILENFRRPINISYISDNIDHKTMASGLSVESQLKTLLMAIFAPLIGFMADKLGVGSAITIAGAAMLGLFAFVKLNPPKTVKGSEREGA, from the coding sequence TTGCAGATTAAACGAGACAGTCAATTCTACAGATTCGCTGCGTACGGTTTTCTGAAGAACCTTCGTTTCTTTGATCCATTCTTGATACTATTCTTCAGGGAGATGGGCCTTTCCTTTCTTCAGATAGGAACTCTTATATCCGTAAGAGAAGTAGCCACAAATTTCCTTGAGCTCCCAACTGGAATAATCGCCGACTTGTACGGCAGAAGGTTATCCATGGTGCTGTCAATGGTGTCCTATCTTTCATCTTTTATGATCTTTTACTTTTTTCCCAGTTTCTATGTCTATATGATAGCCATGATAGCTTTCGCGTTCGGAGAGGCTTTCCGTACAGGAACTCACAAAGCGATGATACTGGAATATTTGAGAATCAATGAGATGACCGACATGAAGGTTCATTACTACGGAGCGACTCGAGCGGCATCACAGTTTGGATCGGCAATCAATGCTTTAATAGCCGCCTTTCTGGTATTCTACTCTGGCAGCTACAAGATAGTATTCCTTGCTTCTGTCCTGCCTTATGCCGCCAATCTCGTCAACCTGATGCTCTATCCCAAGGAACTTGACGGCGAGTTGAGATCCGGAGAAAAAAGAGAAACGATCAAAGCCTTTCTGGGGATTTTCAGGAATGGAGACGCTCTCAAAGGAGTGCTAAATTCCTCTCTTTACGATGCGTTTTTCAAAGTTGTTAAGGAATATCTTCAACCGATCCTCAAAGCCCTGGCTCTCGGACTACCAATAATGATAGCCTTCAGCGCAGAACAGAGGACGTCCGTAATCGTAGGCATAGTATACTTCGTGATCTACATTGCCACAAGCTATGCCTCCAAAAACGCTGGAAGACTAAGCGGCAAGTTTGGAAATGAAGCGAGAGCCCTAAATTACACGTATATTTTCGGTGCAGTTCTAATCATATTTAGCGGTCTGCTTCAGATCTTCGCGTTGCAGGTCTTGGCTGTTGTCATCTTCTTCTTTTTGTTCATCCTTGAGAACTTTAGACGCCCCATCAACATAAGCTATATCAGCGATAACATTGATCACAAAACGATGGCTTCCGGTCTCTCGGTAGAATCACAGTTGAAGACTCTGCTGATGGCGATATTCGCTCCCTTGATTGGCTTCATGGCCGACAAACTGGGAGTAGGTTCGGCAATTACGATAGCCGGGGCAGCTATGCTGGGCCTCTTCGCCTTCGTTAAACTTAACCCTCCTAAAACAGTCAAAGGGAGTGAAAGGGAAGGTGCCTAG
- a CDS encoding ATPase: MRSILINGEVAYNASSQILNSNTFKEILDELIRDSEEKKNSLLSLFEPFLKNTDTVDISRKYDIEGIIELLLALTIDPIEKIDGSPYYSFPKMSNKKELLVRFVESLFSLWRNKHRFIVKRDEYTPNRFDRIFKQMVLVRTNTDLKGLVLSLYRQILINVSDVRLKILRQEPGGAQVGFIVDRPEVDERVRVAGADFLYDMACVWSIVFEPPVIFYTRSNKRQGLFKVYDKPVLRRLDISSGKDWFLFPIHVGSKLVFVVVNKEYLALAAGLGNLFELASFDIVKHKKPDGIYVLGLDNSLFEETGDFNGVIYREDDGTYVGVVGDDPTIDYFGYMKKMILTIHNLLVIDEGRLPIHGALANIKLRNGEKANVMLIGDSGAGKSETLDALNRLSSEVSEVNILIDDMGSLDITSSGSVVAYGTETGAFVRLDDLQPGYAYSTMDRSIFMNPNEINARVIVPYSNYTEIIKPTKIDYFLYANNFDENTEDDLRIFSDPAEAAKVFSMGARIAKGTTSEKGLTYSYFANPFGAIQRRDKHEVIADRYLKAMIEAGVTVGEVRTRLGIPGFEMDGPMRAAKALLKAIDEQD; encoded by the coding sequence ATGAGGAGTATTCTGATTAATGGTGAAGTAGCATACAATGCTTCTTCTCAAATACTTAACAGCAACACCTTCAAAGAGATTCTCGACGAGTTGATAAGGGACTCGGAAGAAAAGAAGAATTCGCTTCTTTCATTGTTCGAGCCGTTCTTGAAGAATACAGATACGGTAGATATTTCCAGAAAGTACGATATCGAGGGGATTATAGAGCTTCTTCTTGCACTTACGATCGATCCGATTGAGAAGATTGACGGTTCGCCGTATTATTCCTTCCCAAAGATGAGCAACAAGAAAGAACTTCTTGTAAGGTTTGTCGAGAGCTTGTTTTCTCTGTGGAGAAACAAGCACAGATTCATTGTCAAGAGGGATGAGTACACCCCGAATCGCTTCGATAGAATTTTCAAGCAGATGGTTCTTGTAAGAACTAACACCGATCTCAAGGGTTTAGTACTCAGCCTTTACAGGCAGATACTGATAAATGTTTCCGACGTCAGACTCAAGATTTTGAGACAGGAGCCGGGGGGTGCTCAGGTGGGATTCATTGTGGACCGCCCTGAAGTAGATGAGAGAGTTAGGGTAGCCGGAGCCGACTTTCTGTACGACATGGCATGCGTCTGGAGTATAGTCTTCGAGCCGCCGGTAATCTTCTATACCAGGTCAAACAAAAGACAGGGATTGTTTAAGGTATACGACAAGCCCGTTCTGAGAAGACTGGATATTTCTTCGGGAAAAGACTGGTTCTTGTTCCCCATTCACGTAGGCTCCAAACTTGTCTTCGTGGTGGTCAACAAAGAGTACCTGGCTCTGGCCGCCGGTCTGGGGAATCTATTCGAGCTCGCAAGCTTCGATATCGTCAAGCACAAGAAGCCAGATGGCATATACGTTTTGGGATTAGACAACTCTCTCTTCGAAGAGACAGGGGACTTCAACGGAGTTATTTACAGAGAAGACGACGGCACTTATGTGGGCGTAGTCGGAGACGATCCCACGATCGACTATTTTGGGTATATGAAGAAGATGATACTCACGATTCACAATCTTCTTGTTATCGACGAGGGAAGGTTGCCGATTCACGGTGCCCTGGCGAACATAAAACTTAGGAATGGGGAGAAGGCCAACGTAATGCTGATTGGCGACAGCGGAGCCGGTAAGTCCGAAACCCTCGACGCTTTGAACAGGCTTTCTTCGGAAGTGTCCGAGGTAAACATCTTGATCGATGACATGGGATCTCTCGACATAACTTCATCCGGTTCCGTGGTCGCTTACGGTACTGAGACAGGAGCCTTTGTGCGTCTGGATGATCTTCAGCCGGGGTACGCCTATTCAACGATGGATCGAAGCATATTCATGAACCCTAACGAGATAAACGCCAGGGTGATTGTCCCCTATTCCAACTATACGGAGATAATTAAGCCGACAAAGATTGATTATTTCCTCTATGCGAACAACTTCGACGAGAACACCGAGGACGACCTTCGCATTTTCAGTGACCCTGCCGAAGCGGCGAAGGTCTTTTCGATGGGCGCCAGGATAGCCAAAGGGACTACATCCGAAAAGGGTCTGACCTACAGTTACTTCGCGAATCCTTTTGGAGCAATTCAAAGGCGAGATAAACATGAGGTAATAGCCGATCGTTATCTAAAAGCCATGATAGAAGCGGGGGTAACCGTTGGCGAGGTCAGGACGAGGTTAGGAATACCGGGATTCGAGATGGACGGGCCTATGCGAGCCGCGAAGGCTTTGTTGAAGGCTATAGACGAGCAGGATTGA
- a CDS encoding succinylglutamate desuccinylase/aspartoacylase family protein: MRIKAILLVVLFLTSALFGTFFRPDVRPGYGVTDIGWLSDYFSPLRNTNMDTPVYFMDSGVEGPTFLLMGGTHAREISGTTAAIVFIENVIVTKGRVIVVPFSNISAASIADETGKSPHLIPIESRSGSRFLVYGDRRTDPLDQGIPDPEIFKHTQSDFTLDDGAESRNLNRQYPGVADGNPTQQLAYAIIQLVKTENVDFNLDMHESGTPDSYIDSKGNQRSGSSLAYTLVCHPDALEIGAVAIMEIEAYYGVSMKLEESNKAFRGLSHLEIRDATGSLSFLSETPNPGQDSWRDRFDVINDPDYPLSHRAGLQLQIIRSLFGAYEMMIGETVEVENLPSYEEVMQNGIFSYLN; the protein is encoded by the coding sequence ATGAGAATAAAAGCAATTCTACTTGTGGTTCTATTTCTGACTTCCGCACTCTTCGGAACTTTTTTCAGACCGGATGTGCGTCCCGGATACGGTGTTACCGACATCGGCTGGTTGTCTGACTATTTCTCTCCACTGCGAAACACGAATATGGATACTCCCGTGTATTTCATGGACAGCGGCGTCGAAGGACCGACCTTTCTTCTAATGGGAGGAACCCATGCGAGAGAGATCTCGGGCACAACGGCAGCGATAGTCTTCATAGAGAATGTTATAGTTACGAAAGGCAGGGTAATCGTAGTTCCCTTTTCAAATATCAGCGCGGCTTCAATAGCTGACGAGACGGGAAAGTCACCTCATCTGATACCGATTGAAAGCAGATCCGGCTCAAGGTTCCTAGTGTACGGCGACAGAAGAACCGATCCGCTTGATCAGGGCATTCCTGATCCTGAGATCTTCAAACATACTCAATCTGATTTCACTCTCGATGATGGGGCGGAATCCAGGAATTTGAACAGGCAGTATCCGGGAGTTGCAGACGGAAATCCTACTCAGCAGCTTGCCTACGCAATAATCCAGCTCGTAAAAACCGAGAACGTAGATTTCAATCTTGACATGCATGAGAGCGGAACGCCTGACAGCTACATCGACAGCAAGGGAAATCAACGATCAGGTAGCAGCCTGGCTTACACACTGGTCTGTCATCCTGATGCTCTGGAAATCGGGGCGGTTGCAATAATGGAGATTGAGGCATACTACGGAGTCTCAATGAAGTTGGAAGAATCAAACAAGGCCTTCAGAGGTCTCAGCCATCTTGAGATACGAGATGCCACAGGCTCGCTTTCATTCCTTTCGGAGACACCAAATCCAGGACAGGATTCATGGAGAGATAGATTTGATGTTATCAACGATCCCGATTATCCGTTGAGCCATAGGGCAGGTTTACAGCTTCAGATAATAAGATCTCTGTTCGGTGCTTACGAAATGATGATTGGTGAAACGGTAGAGGTCGAAAATCTTCCTTCTTATGAGGAAGTCATGCAGAATGGGATATTCTCTTACTTGAACTGA